A window from Vicia villosa cultivar HV-30 ecotype Madison, WI unplaced genomic scaffold, Vvil1.0 ctg.000415F_1_1, whole genome shotgun sequence encodes these proteins:
- the LOC131627920 gene encoding putative disease resistance protein At3g14460: MAAAAVGEAFLSAFIEVVLDRLSSPQLVDLVRRKKLDVNLVQRLKNTLYAVEAVLNDAEQKQIHDSSVNKWLDDLKDALYLADDILDHISTKAVLSNNNNKQVSTVNYFSRFFNFEERDMVRKLEDIVARLEYILKFKDILGLQHIATHHSSWRTPSTSLEDRSIIFGRDHDKQAILKLLLHDDDKTGVIPIVGMGGLGKTTLAQFVYNHDDIKSKFDVKAWVCVSDDFDVLKVTKFIAEEVGSTCSTNSLNILHRDLKKKLTGKRFLIVLDDVWTEDDDSWNSLIKPLQYGSIGSKILVTTRSEKVASMVQTFQPYSLHQLSDKDCLSVFANNVCLSPDDNMDLRKIGKEIVRKCKGLPLAAQSLGRLLREKRDIRDWNSILNNNIWENKSKIIPALRISYHYLPPYLKRCFVYCSLFPKDYQFDKHKLILLWMAEDLLHPSGNNKTLEEVGYGYFNDLASKSFFQHSGYGYFVMHDLVHDLATWLGGEFYFRTEVLGKDTKIGAKTRHLSFSKFSDPISANFDVFRRIKSLRTISPIYSWDDPFNQEKVSCFILSNMKYLRVLKFGNFEGLDAFLNSIDELIHLRYLDLSSTSIKMLPESLCNLYNLQTLKLYNCKRLTRLPNDMQNLVNLRHLEIRGTNLKEMPREMSKLINLQRLGCFVVGTQEAKGIKELGTLSNLHGSLSVRKLENVTNSFEASQANIMDKMYLNKLSFVWSKDAKNHFQSSQSEMDILGKLQPSKNLKMLDIDGYRGTLFPEWVGHPSYQNLTEVSLYGCLNCCILPSLGQLCSLKVLTISKMNMLETIGTEYDNTFSGTYFPSLERLEFFKMSFWKVWHHPHESNVYFPVLKSIVINDCPRLHGDLPSYLPALDTIRIEGCNQLVSSLPRAPAIRRLYIFESNNIALNELPLSLEELDVKGSEVTESVFEAITITPPISLKKLVIRDCSSAISFPRDCLPLSLESLSITNSSNLDFPKPNHGHESLKYLFIDRSCDSLITLPLDTLPNLHHLRIGNCENIESLSVSKVLQNLDAINISDCPKFVSFPGEGLSAPNLSSLYVSNCVNLKSLSCHINTLLPKLVSMSIYECPKLEMFPEGGMPPSFRTILIANCEKLLMSTSLTSMDMLTHLCIDGPCDGVEYFPKKGYVLLPPSLIYLHIYNHSSLHTLDCTGLLHLTSLQALIIRLCPKLENIVGERLPASLIELNIFECPLLKGQYRVKYPQISHIPRIVVDNKWI, encoded by the coding sequence ATGGCTGCCGCAGCTGTTGGTGAAGCTTTTCTTTCTGCTTTCATTGAAGTCGTCCTCGACAGGCTATCATCTCCTCAGCTTGTTGACTTGGTCCGTAGGAAGAAACTTGACGTCAATTTGGTTCAACGGTTGAAGAACACTCTTTATGCTGTTGAAGCCGTGCTTAACGATGCTGAACAGAAGCAGATTCATGACTCTTCTGTTAACAAATGGCTTGATGATCTCAAAGATGCTCTCTATCTTGCTGATGACATTCTCGACCACATCTCCACCAAAGCTGTtctttccaacaacaacaacaagcagGTGAGTACTGTTAACTACTTCTCTCGCTTTTTCAACTTTGAAGAAAGGGATATGGTTCGTAAGCTGGAAGATATAGTTGCTAGGCTGGAATACATTCTCAAGTTCAAAGATATTCTCGGTCTTCAACATATTGCAACTCACCACTCATCATGGAGAACTCCATCAACCTCTTTAGAAGACAGATCTATCATTTTTGGTAGGGATCATGACAAACAGGCCATACTCAAATTGCTCTTACATGATGATGATAAGACTGGTGTGATTCCCATTGTTGGCATGGGTGGCCTTGGAAAAACAACTTTAGCCCAATTTGTGTACAACCATGATGATATAAAGAGCAAATTTGATGTTAAAGCTTGGGTTTGTGTTTCTGATGATTTCGATGTTTTGAAGGTTACAAAGTTCATCGCCGAGGAAGTGGGAAGTACTTGTAGCACAAATAGCTTGAATATCCTTCATCGAGATTTGAAGAAAAAGCTGACCGGGAAGAGGTTCTTGATTGTTTTGGATGATGTCTGGACCGAGGATGACGACTCTTGGAATTCTCTTATAAAGCCTCTTCAATATGGAAGTATAGGAAGTAAAATTCTTGTAACTACCCGTAGTGAAAAAGTTGCGTCTATGGTTCAAACTTTTCAACCTTACTCTCTTCACCAATTGTCTGATAAAGATTGTTTGTCAGTGTTTGCGAACAATGTGTGCCTTTCTCCAGATGACAATATGGATCTCCGAAAAATTGGCAAAGAGATTGTTAGAAAATGTAAGGGATTGCCTTTAGCAGCTCAGTCACTTGGGCGCTTGTTGCGAGAAAAACGTGACATCAGGGATTGGAATAGTATACTGAATAATAATATTTGGGAGAATAAGAGTAAGATCATTCCAGCATTGAGAATTAGTTATCATTATCTCCCTCCCTATTTAAAACGTTGCTTTGTATATTGTTCATTGTTTCCCAAAGATTATCAATTTGATAAACATAAATTAATCTTGTTGTGGATGGCGGAGGATCTTTTACATCCTTCAGGAAATAACAAGACTTTAGAAGAAGTTGGTTATGGATATTTTAATGATTTagcttccaaatcattttttcaacATTCTGGTTATGGGTATTTTGTAATGCATGATCTTGTGCATGATTTGGCAACATGGCTTGGTGGAGAATTCTATTTTAGAACAGAAGTACTTGGGAAAGATACGAAGATTGGTGCCAAGACTCGTCATCTGTCATTTTCCAAGTTCAGTGATCCTATCTCAGCAAACTTTGATGTTTTCCGCAGAATAAAGTCTCTGAGAACAATCTCGCCAATCTATTCATGGGATGATCCATTCAACCAAGAAAAGGTGTCATGCTTCATTTTGTCAAATATGAAGTACTTGAGAGTTTTGAAATTTGGCAACTTTGAAGGTCTGGATGCATTTCTTAATTCAATAGATGAACTAATCCATTTGCGTTATTTGGATCTCTCTTCCACGTCTATAAAGATGTTACCTGAGTCATTATGTAACCTGTATAATCTACAAACGTTAAAGTTGTACAATTGTAAAAGGCTAACAAGGCTTCCCAATGACATGCAAAATCTGGTAAATTTGCGCCATTTGGAAATTCGGGGAACTAATTTAAAAGAGATGCCTAGAGAAATGAGCAAATTGATCAATTTGCAACGATTGGGTTGCTTTGTCGTGGGAACGCAGGAAGCGAAAGGGATCAAAGAATTGGGAACACTTTCGAATCTTCACGGATCACTTTCTGTTAGGAAGTTAGAGAACGTGACCAACAGCTTTGAAGCATCACAGGCAAATATAATGGATAAAATGTACCTTAATAAATTATCGTTTGTATGGTCTAAAGATGCAAAGAACCATTTTCAAAGTTCACAAAGTGAGATGGATATACTTGGAAAGTTACAACCTTCCAAGAACCTGAAAATGCTAGATATTGATGGATACAGGGGCACACTATTTCCAGAATGGGTTGGACATCCTTCCTACCAAAATTTGACTGAGGTATCTCTGTATGGTTGTTTGAATTGTTGTATCCTTCCATCACTTGGACAATTATGCTCTCTCAAGGTCTTGACAATCAGTAAAATGAATATGCTGGAGACTATTGGAACTGAATATGACAATACCTTTTCAGGGACATACTTTCCTTCCCTTGAACGTCTGGAGTTTTTTAAGATGTCATTTTGGAAAGTGTGGCATCATcctcatgagtcaaatgtttattTTCCAGTATTGAAGTCTATTGTGATTAATGATTGTCCCAGATTACATGGGGATTTGCCATCTTATCTTCCTGCTTTGGACACAATTCGTATTGAAGGATGCAACCAGCTTGTTTCTTCTCTCCCAAGGGCTCCTGCCATCCGCAGATTATACATATTTGAAAGCAATAATATAGCCTTGAATGAGCTACCCCTTTCATTGGAAGAGTTAGATGTTAAAGGAAGTGAGGTGACAGAGTCTGTCTTTGAAGCCATTACCATCACCCCACCAATTTCTCTTAAAAAATTAGTCATCAGGGATTGTTCTTCTGCAATATCGTTTCCAAGAGATTGTTTACCCTTATCCTTAGAGAGTTTGTCCATCACAAATTCTAGTAATCTAGATTTCCCAAAGCCAAATCACGGGCATGAGTCACTTAAGTATCTCTTTATAGATAGAAGTTGTGATTCTCTCATAACCCTCCCGCTGGATACCCTTCCCAACCTCCATCATCTGCGTATCGGCAACTGTGAAAACATAGAAAGTCTTTCCGTTTCAAAGGTTCTTCAAAATCTCGATGCTATTAACATTAGTGACTGCCCCAAATTTGTATCATTCCCAGGAGAAGGACTGTCTGCACCCAACTTGTCATCATTGTATGTCTCCAACTGTGTCAATTTAAAATCACTGTCTTGTCACATAAATACTCTTCTCCCAAAGTTAGTTAGTATGTCTATATATGAATGTCCAAAATTGGAGATGTTTCCTGAAGGGGGTATGCCGCCTAGCTTTAGAACAATTTTGATTGCGAATTGCGAAAAATTATTGATGAGCACATCTCTAACTTCAATGGACATGCTTACCCATCTTTGCATTGATGGTCCATGTGATGGTGTCGAGTACTTTCCAAAGAAGGGTTATGTATTGCTGCCTCCCTCCCTTATATACCTGCATATATATAACCATTCAAGTTTGCACACGTTGGATTGCACGGGGCTTCTCCACCTCACTTCCCTGCAAGCATTAATAATTAGATTGTGTCCCAAGCTGGAGAATATAGTGGGAGAAAGGCTGCCTGCTTCTCTAATAGAACTTAATATCTTTGAATGTCCTTTGCTGAAAGGACAGTACCGCGTGAAATACCCGCAAATTTCCCACATCCCTCGCATTGTAGTTGACAACAAATGGATTTAG